One Psychrosphaera aestuarii DNA window includes the following coding sequences:
- a CDS encoding Hsp70 family protein, with protein sequence MVTIGIDYGTSNSEVVWFDGSQHHYIELDKDSKTPFKIRSSVFIYYEDDLPLPPVEVIEDKVQRIKASISMQLDKAKDKYEDATTPAEQRRYLTQIDQLRGEYHNTPKLQRRAINELLKNQSVDDLPLHKMVETGTFLFGEAGFKQYLKTPEKGRLIYSPKNFLGANLLSGQKDAFVGLIAKQLAFFKEAAEKQLGQKVGGVVVGRPVKYHGTRGEEGNQQAITIMTAAAEQAGFEKIDFLEEPIAAAYRIEQQLDSEKVALVVDIGGGTTDICVIRLGTQKQQDYDRQQDVLSVTGTRLGGMECDKNLILKSIAPEMGLGTETTNGIPIPPLYFNDMVAVDDIPRLNKFFSDEMGLEISQTISVAKEPEKLDKLLIVQEEKLSARLVNSSRLAKEMLSEKSHIVLPLKYIQSDFNVELTEADLKRSMLAWMTRVKGLVKECLDKTDVQPEILFVTGGMSLSPVVQAEIKAMLPDLPTVTADAFKSISEGLSIQASRMK encoded by the coding sequence ATGGTTACCATTGGCATCGACTACGGTACTTCAAATTCAGAAGTGGTTTGGTTTGACGGAAGTCAACATCACTATATCGAGTTAGATAAGGACTCAAAAACGCCTTTTAAGATCCGATCTTCAGTATTTATTTATTATGAAGATGACTTGCCATTGCCTCCAGTTGAAGTTATCGAAGACAAAGTGCAACGCATTAAAGCGTCTATTTCGATGCAGCTAGATAAAGCTAAAGATAAATATGAAGATGCGACTACGCCAGCGGAACAGCGTCGTTATTTAACACAAATAGATCAGCTTCGTGGCGAATATCACAATACTCCAAAGTTGCAGCGTCGTGCCATTAATGAGCTTTTAAAAAATCAATCAGTAGACGATCTTCCGTTACATAAAATGGTTGAAACTGGCACGTTTTTGTTCGGTGAAGCAGGATTTAAACAGTATTTAAAAACACCTGAAAAAGGTCGCCTAATTTATTCACCTAAAAACTTTTTGGGTGCAAACTTGCTGTCAGGTCAAAAAGACGCATTTGTTGGGTTAATTGCAAAACAGTTAGCGTTTTTTAAAGAAGCTGCAGAAAAACAATTGGGCCAAAAAGTAGGTGGTGTAGTTGTCGGGCGTCCAGTTAAATACCATGGCACACGTGGCGAAGAGGGCAATCAGCAAGCTATCACTATTATGACAGCAGCTGCCGAACAAGCTGGTTTTGAAAAAATTGACTTTCTTGAAGAGCCGATTGCAGCAGCATACCGAATCGAACAACAACTCGATAGCGAAAAAGTTGCCTTGGTCGTCGATATTGGTGGTGGTACAACTGATATCTGTGTAATTCGCCTTGGTACGCAAAAACAGCAAGATTATGACCGTCAACAAGACGTGTTGTCTGTAACCGGTACGCGTTTAGGTGGCATGGAGTGTGACAAAAACTTAATCTTAAAGTCGATTGCTCCAGAAATGGGACTTGGTACTGAGACGACCAATGGTATTCCAATTCCGCCATTATATTTTAATGATATGGTAGCGGTGGATGACATTCCTCGTTTGAATAAGTTTTTCTCTGATGAAATGGGATTAGAAATTTCGCAAACTATATCTGTTGCCAAAGAGCCTGAAAAGCTAGATAAGTTATTGATTGTGCAAGAAGAGAAATTGTCAGCGCGATTAGTAAACTCATCGAGACTGGCAAAAGAAATGTTATCAGAAAAAAGTCATATCGTTTTACCGTTAAAGTACATTCAATCAGACTTTAATGTTGAACTAACAGAAGCCGACTTAAAACGCTCTATGTTAGCTTGGATGACGCGAGTTAAAGGATTAGTAAAAGAGTGTTTGGATAAAACCGATGTGCAGCCAGAAATACTATTTGTTACAGGTGGTATGAGTTTATCACCTGTGGTTCAAGCAGAGATAAAAGCAATGTTGCCAGATTTACCAACGGTAACTGCAGATGCATTTAAATCAATATCTGAAGGTTTGAGTATTCAAGCCTCAAGAATGAAATAA
- a CDS encoding serine hydrolase domain-containing protein: MKKSLKWTLVVALGLAISLSAAWLSLDKSVRYLVLNPPTDLNVLFWSQAQRDAGFQSIDTLPIVPKNTIKANSSIPPTLKLGQSLMLNQTDIDQFMRDNRVAGLVVLHNGKIRLEQYALGFDQNKKWTSFSVAKSFTSTLIGAAIKDGYIKSLQDKVSDYIVSMKGSEYDNVTIEQLITMTSGVQWNEDYEDIQSDVSKFNFHTPEPGVDAIASYMRQLPRAYPAGTRWSYSTGETNLVGLLLQKAINKPLAEYLSDKIWSKIGVEQDASWVLGPSGNEIGGCCIQASTRDFATFGQFFLNGAKINGESIVPNDWIKKATSKQTATNETHGYGYQWWTSNDGSYQAKGIFGQGIFVDPTRNLVIAVNGNWPVAFSSKYASINDSFYRAVQISIDKEKGQ, from the coding sequence ATGAAAAAATCGCTCAAATGGACTTTAGTAGTAGCCTTAGGTTTAGCGATAAGCTTATCGGCAGCATGGCTATCACTTGATAAAAGTGTGCGTTATTTAGTCTTAAATCCACCAACCGACCTAAACGTCCTATTTTGGAGCCAAGCGCAGAGAGACGCAGGTTTTCAATCTATCGACACACTTCCTATTGTTCCTAAAAATACAATAAAAGCTAATTCAAGCATTCCGCCCACATTAAAACTTGGTCAATCACTAATGCTAAATCAAACTGATATCGACCAGTTTATGCGTGATAATCGAGTTGCAGGCTTAGTCGTGTTGCATAACGGTAAAATACGACTCGAACAATACGCCTTGGGTTTTGACCAAAATAAGAAGTGGACTAGCTTTTCAGTAGCAAAGTCATTTACATCAACCTTAATTGGCGCAGCAATAAAAGACGGGTATATAAAAAGTCTGCAGGATAAAGTCAGTGACTATATTGTTTCAATGAAGGGCAGCGAGTATGACAACGTCACCATAGAACAACTAATCACGATGACTTCCGGCGTACAATGGAATGAAGACTATGAAGATATCCAATCTGATGTATCCAAATTTAATTTTCACACACCTGAACCTGGTGTTGACGCTATAGCAAGCTACATGCGACAACTGCCTCGCGCCTACCCCGCTGGCACGCGGTGGTCATACAGTACCGGCGAAACAAACTTAGTTGGCTTGTTATTACAAAAGGCCATTAACAAACCTTTAGCTGAATATTTATCCGATAAAATTTGGTCAAAAATAGGCGTTGAGCAAGATGCCTCTTGGGTTCTTGGTCCTTCAGGGAATGAAATAGGTGGTTGCTGTATACAAGCGTCAACTCGTGATTTTGCTACTTTTGGACAGTTTTTCTTAAACGGCGCAAAAATTAATGGTGAGTCTATAGTTCCTAATGACTGGATTAAAAAAGCGACATCGAAACAAACAGCAACAAATGAAACACATGGATATGGTTACCAGTGGTGGACAAGTAACGATGGCAGTTACCAAGCAAAAGGGATATTTGGACAGGGTATTTTTGTTGATCCGACTAGAAATTTAGTGATTGCAGTAAATGGTAATTGGCCTGTGGCTTTTAGCTCTAAATATGCCTCAATAAACGATTCATTTTATCGAGCGGTACAAATATCAATAGACAAAGAAAAAGGGCAATAA
- the guaA gene encoding glutamine-hydrolyzing GMP synthase: MSIEKDIHQHKILILDFGSQYTQLIARRVREIGVYCELWAWDVTEEQIKEFAPNGIILAGGPESVTEHNSPRAPEYVFEAGIPVLGICYGMQTMSQQLGGAVETSMEREFGYASVEVVSESALLKNIEDSINSAGNSMLDVWMSHGDKVSAIPADFKTVAKTDNCPYAIMSNEEKRFYGVQFHPEVTHTKQGLRLLENFVCTICGCEKLWTAASIIEDAIQKMKEQVGDDQVILGLSGGVDSSVVAMLLHRAIGKQLTCVFVDNGLLRLNEGQQVMDMFGDHFGLNIIHVNAEQRFLDRLKGENDPEAKRKIIGNVFVEVFDEEASKLENAKWLAQGTIYPDVIESAASATGKAHVIKSHHNVGGLPEHMKMGLVEPLRELFKDEVRKIGLELGLPYDMLYRHPFPGPGLGVRILGEVKKEYADLLRRADAIFIEELHNADLYNKVSQAFTVFLPVRSVGVMGDGRKYDWVVSLRAVETIDFMTAHWAHLPYDFLGKVSNRIINEIDGISRVVYDISGKPPATIEWE, from the coding sequence ATGTCCATCGAGAAAGACATTCACCAGCATAAAATTTTAATTTTAGATTTTGGCTCCCAATACACTCAACTTATCGCTCGTCGTGTACGAGAAATTGGCGTTTACTGCGAATTGTGGGCGTGGGATGTTACTGAAGAACAAATAAAAGAATTTGCGCCAAACGGTATCATCTTAGCTGGCGGTCCTGAATCGGTTACCGAGCATAACTCTCCACGAGCACCAGAGTATGTATTTGAAGCGGGTATTCCGGTACTAGGTATTTGTTATGGCATGCAAACAATGTCGCAACAACTTGGCGGCGCCGTAGAAACCTCAATGGAACGAGAGTTTGGTTATGCGAGTGTTGAGGTTGTTTCTGAATCTGCCTTGTTAAAAAATATCGAAGATTCCATTAATTCTGCTGGTAACTCCATGTTAGATGTGTGGATGAGCCACGGCGACAAAGTAAGTGCAATTCCAGCTGATTTTAAAACTGTCGCGAAAACAGATAACTGCCCTTATGCGATTATGTCGAATGAAGAAAAGCGTTTTTATGGTGTGCAATTCCATCCAGAAGTGACACACACTAAACAAGGGCTTCGTTTATTAGAAAACTTTGTTTGCACTATATGTGGTTGTGAAAAGTTATGGACAGCTGCTTCAATTATTGAAGACGCTATCCAAAAGATGAAAGAGCAAGTCGGTGATGACCAAGTTATCCTTGGCTTGTCTGGTGGCGTTGATTCATCAGTTGTTGCTATGCTGCTACATCGCGCAATCGGTAAACAGCTAACTTGCGTATTTGTTGATAACGGTTTGTTGAGACTCAACGAAGGTCAACAGGTCATGGATATGTTTGGTGATCATTTTGGATTAAATATCATTCATGTTAATGCAGAGCAGCGCTTTTTAGACCGATTAAAAGGCGAAAACGATCCGGAAGCAAAACGTAAGATCATTGGTAACGTATTTGTTGAAGTTTTTGATGAAGAAGCCTCAAAACTAGAAAACGCCAAATGGTTAGCACAGGGTACTATATATCCTGACGTTATTGAATCTGCAGCGTCGGCCACAGGTAAAGCACATGTAATTAAGTCACATCATAATGTTGGTGGCTTGCCAGAGCACATGAAAATGGGCTTAGTTGAACCGTTACGTGAATTATTTAAAGACGAAGTGCGTAAAATTGGTTTAGAGCTAGGTTTACCTTACGACATGTTATACCGCCACCCGTTCCCAGGGCCTGGTTTAGGTGTTCGTATTTTAGGTGAAGTGAAAAAAGAGTATGCCGATTTACTAAGACGTGCCGATGCTATTTTCATTGAAGAGTTACATAACGCGGATTTATATAACAAGGTGAGTCAGGCGTTTACGGTATTCCTGCCGGTTCGCTCGGTTGGCGTTATGGGTGATGGCCGCAAATATGATTGGGTTGTAAGTCTTCGTGCCGTAGAGACAATAGACTTTATGACGGCTCATTGGGCGCACTTGCCTTATGACTTCCTAGGTAAAGTTTCAAATCGAATTATCAATGAAATTGATGGCATATCACGAGTTGTTTATGACATTAGTGGCAAGCCGCCTGCAACCATTGAATGGGAATAG
- the mltF gene encoding membrane-bound lytic murein transglycosylase MltF, which produces MPITLHKTSTLSPKALFIIAALLCVWVYLSGCADVSSTSKLQTIKQDSVIKVGILFDPTSYYIDASGAAGFEYELVNKFADYLDVNVELVPSYNFSELLPKLASGQVDIVVGGLANISDKDKQYRLSPPYSFIDQKLVFKQGRERPKSFEELEEPVTVGYGTDHIDVMNDAIALHPDVQLNVIDNTDPTELLESLMAEEFSFTIADSHRLALMRRYYPDISVAFTIKKDVPLNWLLPQDNDDSLFAALIEFFGELHQNGELTALDDKYFGHVESFNYVDTRLFIKAIENVLPKYKSWFEEYAGDIDWRLIAAQSYQESHWNPRAKSPTGVRGIMMLTQPTAKQMGVKSRLDAESNIRGGAKYINLLMQRIPKRINESERPWFALAAYNIGWGHVQDARRLTEKFGGDPDKWVDVKQHLPKLRQKKYYKTTRYGFARGDEAVTYVSNIRRYYDTLNWIEDQAIQQQLIEQKIEQQKELVDNDVPNKISQGLK; this is translated from the coding sequence ATGCCAATAACTTTACACAAAACATCTACGTTATCGCCTAAAGCATTATTTATAATCGCAGCTTTGTTGTGTGTTTGGGTTTACCTTTCAGGGTGTGCAGATGTGTCTTCTACATCTAAATTACAAACAATTAAGCAAGACAGCGTAATCAAAGTAGGCATTTTATTCGATCCAACAAGTTATTATATAGACGCAAGTGGTGCTGCTGGCTTTGAATACGAGTTGGTTAATAAATTTGCTGATTACTTAGATGTAAATGTCGAGTTAGTTCCAAGCTACAACTTCAGCGAATTGCTTCCTAAATTGGCATCTGGGCAAGTAGATATCGTCGTGGGTGGGTTGGCTAATATTAGTGATAAAGATAAACAGTATCGATTATCGCCCCCCTACTCTTTTATCGATCAAAAATTAGTTTTTAAACAAGGTCGAGAACGACCAAAAAGTTTTGAAGAACTAGAAGAGCCGGTAACTGTAGGTTATGGCACAGATCATATAGATGTAATGAATGATGCCATCGCATTACACCCCGACGTTCAATTAAATGTCATCGACAACACCGATCCGACTGAATTGCTCGAGTCTCTTATGGCTGAAGAGTTTTCTTTTACTATTGCTGATAGTCACCGTTTGGCCTTAATGCGTCGATACTACCCAGATATCAGCGTGGCTTTTACTATAAAAAAAGACGTTCCACTCAATTGGCTGTTACCTCAAGACAATGATGACTCACTATTTGCGGCATTAATAGAGTTTTTCGGTGAGCTTCATCAGAATGGTGAATTAACCGCATTAGATGATAAATACTTTGGTCACGTGGAATCATTTAACTATGTAGATACGCGTCTGTTTATTAAGGCAATTGAAAATGTATTACCAAAATATAAAAGTTGGTTTGAAGAGTATGCCGGTGATATTGATTGGCGCTTAATAGCAGCACAAAGTTACCAAGAGTCTCATTGGAACCCAAGAGCCAAGTCTCCGACAGGAGTGCGAGGCATTATGATGCTAACTCAACCAACTGCAAAACAAATGGGCGTTAAGTCACGTCTCGATGCAGAGTCAAACATTCGTGGCGGTGCTAAGTATATAAATCTATTAATGCAAAGAATTCCTAAACGAATAAACGAATCAGAAAGGCCATGGTTTGCATTAGCAGCGTACAACATTGGATGGGGCCACGTTCAAGACGCACGACGCTTGACCGAAAAATTTGGTGGGGATCCAGATAAATGGGTAGATGTGAAACAACACCTACCTAAACTACGCCAAAAAAAGTATTATAAGACGACACGGTATGGTTTTGCGCGAGGCGATGAAGCCGTTACCTACGTATCAAATATAAGACGTTACTACGACACATTAAACTGGATTGAAGATCAAGCCATTCAACAACAGTTAATTGAACAAAAAATAGAACAACAAAAAGAACTTGTAGATAACGATGTACCGAATAAAATTTCACAGGGATTAAAATGA
- the guaB gene encoding IMP dehydrogenase produces the protein MLRIVKEALTFDDVLLVPGHSTVLPHEANLKTRLTQTIELNIPMVSSAMDTVTESRLAIALAQEGGIGFIHKNMSIQAQANEVRRVKKFESGVVSDPVTVSSEITLGEVMKLAHEHGFSGFPVVDDHNNLEGIVTGRDLRFETNLKAKVSSVMTPKDKLVTVHESANRNDVMALMHEHRIEKILVVDDEFKLKGLITVKDFQKADSKPNACKDERGSLRVGAAVGVGPGTDERIDALVKAGVDVLLIDTSHGHSQGVLDRVKWARDTYPELQIVGGNVATAEGALALVEAGVNAVKVGIGPGSICTTRIVTGCGVPQITAIADAVDAVAGKNIPVIADGGIRFSGDISKALVAGASCVMVGSMLAGTEEAPGEVELYQGRYYKSYRGMGSLGAMNQSHGSSDRYFQKSDSNEKLVPEGIEGRVAYKGPIENIIHQQLGGIRSAMGLTGCHTIEEMNTKPQFVRVTSAGMGESHVHDVQITKEAPNYRLG, from the coding sequence ATGTTGCGGATAGTCAAAGAAGCCCTAACGTTTGACGACGTTTTATTAGTTCCAGGTCACTCCACCGTTCTTCCTCACGAAGCCAATTTAAAAACACGCTTAACTCAAACTATTGAGTTAAATATTCCAATGGTATCTTCAGCGATGGATACTGTAACGGAAAGTCGCCTAGCGATTGCGTTAGCCCAAGAAGGCGGCATCGGATTTATTCATAAAAATATGTCTATTCAGGCTCAAGCGAATGAAGTTCGCCGCGTTAAGAAGTTTGAAAGTGGCGTTGTTTCTGACCCTGTAACAGTGTCTTCAGAAATTACTTTGGGTGAAGTTATGAAGCTTGCTCATGAGCACGGTTTTTCTGGCTTTCCGGTTGTTGATGATCACAATAATTTAGAAGGCATTGTGACAGGTCGCGACCTTAGGTTTGAAACAAATTTAAAAGCTAAAGTCAGCTCAGTAATGACACCAAAAGATAAACTGGTAACTGTGCATGAATCAGCGAATCGCAATGATGTTATGGCATTAATGCACGAGCATCGAATTGAAAAAATCTTAGTAGTTGACGATGAATTTAAACTCAAAGGTTTAATTACAGTAAAAGACTTCCAAAAAGCCGACAGTAAACCTAATGCTTGTAAAGATGAGCGTGGAAGTTTGCGCGTAGGTGCTGCGGTAGGTGTTGGTCCTGGCACTGACGAGCGAATTGATGCGTTAGTTAAAGCCGGTGTAGACGTTTTGCTAATAGATACGTCACATGGTCACTCTCAGGGCGTTTTAGATCGCGTTAAGTGGGCTCGAGATACATACCCTGAGTTACAAATTGTTGGTGGTAATGTTGCAACGGCAGAGGGAGCATTAGCTTTAGTCGAAGCTGGCGTTAACGCTGTAAAAGTAGGTATTGGCCCTGGTTCAATTTGTACAACTCGTATCGTTACCGGCTGTGGTGTTCCTCAAATTACAGCGATCGCAGATGCTGTAGATGCGGTCGCAGGTAAAAACATTCCGGTTATTGCAGACGGCGGTATTCGCTTCTCTGGGGATATTTCAAAAGCATTAGTAGCAGGCGCAAGTTGCGTGATGGTTGGCTCAATGTTAGCGGGTACTGAAGAAGCTCCTGGCGAAGTTGAATTGTATCAAGGTCGTTATTACAAGTCTTACCGCGGAATGGGTAGCTTAGGCGCGATGAATCAGAGTCACGGCTCATCAGACCGTTACTTCCAAAAATCCGATAGTAATGAGAAGCTAGTTCCTGAAGGTATAGAAGGTCGTGTTGCTTATAAAGGACCGATTGAAAATATTATTCACCAACAACTTGGTGGTATTCGTTCTGCAATGGGTTTAACGGGTTGCCACACTATCGAAGAAATGAACACTAAACCGCAGTTTGTTCGCGTTACTTCCGCAGGAATGGGTGAGTCACACGTACATGATGTGCAAATTACCAAAGAAGCTCCAAACTACCGTTTAGGGTAA
- the xseA gene encoding exodeoxyribonuclease VII large subunit: MLLESEFLNVWISGEISNLVKATSGHWYFSLKDNKAQIKGAMFRGNNRNVRAQVENGTQVLVRGRLSLYEPRGDYQLIVELMEPAGEGLLKQEFEALKNNLLQMGLFDQSSKQAIPVEPKRVGLVTSPTGAAVHDILTVLQRRSPQTEVIIYPTMVQGKQAADNIMWAINTANVRKEVDVLIVGRGGGSLEDLWCFNDEGLAHTIFNSAIPIISAVGHEVDVSISDFVADLRAPTPSAAAEIVSTDNSELVTKVRNLHSRLIRAYAHQHQANKNQQNQLKRSLALLHPSYQLQLAQQKNDELQIALHRAMTQTLKNAKQREHLCRERLNGLSPKHELTAAKQRMAYASSSLPKLMQSIIANNNRKFVSMAEKLNIVSPLATLTRGYSITTNEQGNVISDSKQVKKGEVVNIRLANGELNAKITDR, from the coding sequence ATGTTACTTGAGTCTGAATTTCTAAATGTTTGGATCAGTGGTGAAATATCTAATTTAGTCAAAGCAACAAGCGGCCATTGGTATTTTTCATTAAAAGACAATAAAGCTCAGATAAAAGGCGCTATGTTTCGAGGCAATAACCGAAACGTTCGTGCTCAAGTTGAAAATGGAACTCAGGTTTTAGTTAGAGGCCGACTTAGTTTATATGAGCCTCGTGGTGATTATCAATTAATTGTCGAGTTGATGGAGCCTGCTGGCGAAGGGCTACTAAAGCAAGAATTCGAAGCATTAAAAAACAACCTTCTACAAATGGGGCTGTTTGATCAAAGCTCAAAACAAGCCATACCAGTGGAGCCTAAACGTGTCGGTTTAGTCACTAGCCCAACTGGAGCGGCAGTCCATGACATTTTAACTGTATTGCAACGCCGCTCACCACAAACTGAAGTCATTATTTATCCCACCATGGTGCAAGGCAAACAAGCGGCCGACAACATTATGTGGGCAATAAACACAGCAAATGTTCGAAAGGAAGTCGATGTACTTATTGTTGGTCGAGGTGGAGGCTCTCTTGAAGACTTATGGTGTTTTAATGATGAAGGCCTTGCTCATACAATCTTTAATAGTGCGATTCCAATTATAAGTGCGGTTGGCCACGAAGTAGATGTCTCTATTTCTGATTTTGTTGCGGACTTAAGAGCGCCCACCCCTTCTGCTGCTGCAGAAATAGTTTCAACAGACAATAGTGAACTTGTGACAAAAGTACGCAACTTACATAGTCGGTTAATTAGGGCGTACGCACATCAGCATCAAGCAAATAAAAACCAGCAAAATCAGTTAAAGCGTTCACTGGCATTATTGCATCCAAGCTATCAATTACAACTCGCTCAACAAAAAAATGATGAGCTTCAAATTGCTTTGCATCGCGCTATGACACAGACATTAAAAAATGCAAAACAAAGAGAACACCTTTGTCGAGAACGCTTAAACGGCTTATCGCCAAAGCATGAATTGACAGCAGCCAAACAACGAATGGCCTATGCTAGCTCTTCATTGCCTAAATTAATGCAAAGCATAATAGCAAACAATAATCGCAAGTTTGTCTCAATGGCAGAAAAACTAAATATTGTTAGCCCATTAGCCACATTAACAAGGGGCTACAGCATTACCACTAACGAACAGGGCAACGTTATTTCAGATAGTAAACAAGTTAAAAAAGGCGAAGTCGTAAATATTCGCCTCGCCAACGGTGAATTAAACGCTAAAATAACAGACAGATAA
- the tadA gene encoding tRNA adenosine(34) deaminase TadA — MTTIESLALTDEPFMRRALALAAQAEAMGEIPVGAVLVKDGQIIAEGFNQAITLSDPSAHAEVMALRAAGTSESNYRLVNTTLYVTLEPCVMCSGAMVHARVERLVYGASDYKTGAVESVMRLLEHDSHNHKVQYVGGVLQQECSEMLSAFFKRRREEKKKLKAIQTKQLENDG; from the coding sequence ATGACAACAATTGAATCACTAGCTTTAACGGATGAACCATTTATGCGAAGAGCCCTAGCGTTAGCCGCGCAGGCAGAAGCTATGGGAGAAATTCCTGTTGGGGCGGTTCTTGTTAAGGATGGACAAATTATTGCTGAGGGTTTTAACCAAGCTATTACCTTAAGTGATCCTAGCGCTCACGCAGAAGTCATGGCACTAAGGGCCGCGGGTACGAGTGAATCAAATTACAGATTAGTAAACACGACACTTTACGTCACGCTTGAGCCTTGTGTTATGTGCTCTGGAGCTATGGTACATGCTCGTGTCGAGCGACTTGTCTACGGTGCTAGTGATTATAAAACAGGTGCTGTTGAAAGTGTCATGCGCTTATTAGAACACGATAGTCATAATCATAAAGTACAGTACGTTGGTGGTGTTTTGCAGCAAGAGTGTAGCGAAATGTTATCTGCTTTTTTTAAGCGGCGCCGAGAGGAAAAAAAGAAACTTAAGGCCATACAAACCAAACAGCTAGAGAATGATGGCTAG